Proteins encoded by one window of bacterium:
- the glyQ gene encoding glycine--tRNA ligase subunit alpha, which produces MTFQDVIIALERYWAERGCVIHQPFDIEVGAGTFHPATFLRALGPEPWSTAYVQPSRRPTDGRYGENPNRLQHYYQYQVLIKPSPLDIQEQYLGSLYALGIDPKVHDIRFVEDDWESPTLGAWGLGWEVWLDGMEVTQFTYFQQCGGIDCKPVAVELTYGLERLAMYLQGVNNVYDLTWAPGVRYGDVHHRQEVEGSTYNFTESDPEMLFALFTAYEKECLALIEKKLVLPAYEYCLKCSHAFNLLDARGAISVTERTGYIKRVRRLARVSAEGYLALRESLGFPLLTPVAERAPFMVVK; this is translated from the coding sequence TCGAGGTCGGCGCCGGGACCTTCCACCCGGCGACCTTCCTGAGGGCCCTCGGCCCCGAGCCGTGGAGCACCGCCTACGTGCAGCCCTCGCGGCGGCCGACCGACGGCCGCTACGGCGAGAACCCGAACCGCCTCCAGCACTACTACCAGTACCAGGTGCTGATCAAGCCCTCGCCGCTGGACATCCAGGAGCAGTACCTCGGCAGCCTCTACGCGCTGGGGATCGACCCCAAGGTCCACGACATCCGCTTCGTGGAGGACGACTGGGAGTCCCCGACCCTCGGCGCCTGGGGCCTCGGCTGGGAGGTCTGGCTCGACGGCATGGAGGTCACGCAGTTCACCTACTTCCAGCAGTGCGGCGGCATCGACTGCAAGCCGGTCGCGGTGGAGCTGACCTACGGCCTGGAGCGCCTCGCGATGTACCTGCAGGGCGTCAACAACGTCTACGACCTGACCTGGGCCCCCGGCGTGCGCTACGGCGACGTCCACCACCGCCAGGAGGTCGAGGGCTCGACCTACAACTTCACCGAGAGCGACCCGGAGATGCTCTTTGCGCTCTTTACGGCCTACGAGAAGGAGTGCCTCGCGCTCATCGAGAAGAAGCTCGTGCTGCCGGCCTACGAATACTGCCTCAAGTGCTCGCACGCCTTCAACCTGCTGGACGCCCGCGGCGCGATCAGCGTCACCGAGCGCACCGGCTACATCAAGCGGGTGCGGCGGCTGGCGCGCGTCAGCGCCGAGGGCTACCTGGCGCTGCGCGAGAGCCTCGGCTTCCCGCTGCTGACGCCGGTGGCCGAGCGCGCCCCCTTCATGGTGGTGAAGTAG
- the glyS gene encoding glycine--tRNA ligase subunit beta has translation MAKTMDLLLEIGTEEIPARFIPRALDDLAATARAALASKRLTHGKIRTFGTPRRLTLAVSRIVARQPDLELEVTGPPKKAAYDATGALTRAGQGFAKGQGVDEKDLYVKETPKGEYLAAVRREAGRDAADILREEVPGWITGLRFQKSMRWGSGDLRFVRPLHWVVALLGGEVLAFGLEGLQSGNRSRGHRFLAPKEFAVRGLADYLAKTRKAFVVADPAERKETIRAQVAAAAAEKGGRAVIDEELLEHVTNLVEWPVAVCGGFEPEFLAVPAEVLVTAMKSHQKYFTVVDDAGALLPWFVTVSNMQAPDMGTIRAGNERVLRARLSDARFFWESDLKTPLRERVAGLGAVVYQEKLGSYLEKVERIRELARFLARETEGRREEDAERAAHLSKADLVTGMVGEFPELQGVMGRHYALASGEKPEVADALLEAYLPRFAGDALPASELGAILSVADRMDTIAAIFGIGMAPTGSEDPYALRRHTLAVINILAERAWPVHLKSIVELAIATLTGKITRPAEALRAEVLEFFRGRLENMYAGVGAPVDIVRAVLAAGFDRIPEVGKRIAALNALRAEADFAALAVTFKRVGNIVPAGFAGEIDQALCAEAAERELAGALGAIRADVDAAVRERDYLKALRQIAGLRPVVDGFFDAVMVMAEDEKVRANRLALLAAVQRLFADIADFRQIAAG, from the coding sequence ATGGCGAAGACCATGGACCTGCTGCTGGAGATCGGCACCGAGGAGATCCCCGCGCGCTTCATCCCGCGCGCCCTCGATGACCTCGCCGCCACCGCCCGCGCCGCCCTCGCGTCGAAGCGGCTCACGCACGGCAAGATCCGCACCTTCGGCACTCCGCGGCGCCTGACGCTGGCCGTCTCGCGGATCGTCGCGCGCCAGCCGGACCTCGAGCTGGAGGTCACCGGCCCGCCGAAGAAGGCCGCCTACGACGCGACCGGCGCGCTGACCAGGGCCGGGCAGGGCTTCGCGAAGGGCCAGGGCGTCGACGAGAAGGACCTCTACGTCAAGGAGACGCCCAAGGGCGAGTACCTGGCCGCGGTGCGCCGGGAGGCCGGCCGCGACGCCGCCGACATCCTCCGCGAGGAGGTCCCCGGTTGGATCACCGGCCTGCGCTTCCAGAAGTCGATGCGCTGGGGGAGCGGGGATCTGCGCTTCGTGCGCCCGCTGCACTGGGTTGTGGCGCTGCTCGGCGGCGAGGTGCTGGCGTTCGGGCTGGAGGGGCTGCAATCCGGCAACCGCTCGCGCGGCCACCGCTTCCTGGCGCCGAAGGAGTTCGCGGTGCGCGGGCTGGCCGACTACCTCGCCAAGACGCGCAAGGCCTTCGTCGTCGCCGACCCGGCCGAGCGCAAGGAGACCATCCGCGCGCAGGTGGCGGCGGCCGCCGCCGAGAAGGGCGGGCGCGCCGTGATCGACGAGGAGCTGCTCGAGCACGTGACGAACCTCGTCGAGTGGCCGGTCGCGGTCTGCGGCGGCTTCGAGCCGGAGTTCCTCGCGGTGCCCGCCGAAGTGCTCGTGACCGCGATGAAGTCGCACCAGAAGTACTTCACCGTCGTCGACGACGCCGGCGCGCTGCTGCCCTGGTTCGTGACCGTGAGCAACATGCAGGCGCCCGACATGGGCACGATCCGCGCCGGCAACGAGCGGGTGCTGCGCGCCCGCCTCTCGGACGCGCGCTTCTTCTGGGAGTCGGACCTCAAGACCCCGCTGCGCGAGCGCGTGGCCGGCCTCGGGGCCGTCGTCTACCAGGAGAAGCTCGGCAGCTACCTCGAGAAGGTCGAGCGCATCAGGGAGCTGGCGCGCTTCCTCGCGCGCGAGACCGAGGGGCGCCGCGAGGAGGACGCCGAGCGCGCCGCCCACCTCTCGAAGGCCGACCTCGTCACCGGCATGGTCGGGGAGTTCCCCGAGCTGCAGGGCGTCATGGGCCGGCACTACGCGCTGGCCTCCGGCGAGAAGCCCGAGGTCGCGGACGCCCTGCTCGAGGCCTACCTGCCGCGCTTCGCCGGCGACGCGCTGCCCGCGAGCGAGCTGGGGGCGATCCTCTCGGTCGCCGACCGCATGGACACCATCGCGGCGATCTTCGGCATCGGCATGGCGCCGACCGGCTCCGAGGACCCCTACGCGCTGCGCCGCCACACCCTGGCGGTGATCAACATCCTCGCCGAGCGCGCCTGGCCGGTGCACCTCAAGAGCATCGTCGAGCTGGCGATCGCCACGCTGACCGGCAAGATCACCCGCCCGGCCGAGGCGCTGCGCGCCGAGGTCCTGGAGTTCTTCCGCGGGCGCCTCGAGAACATGTACGCCGGCGTCGGCGCCCCCGTGGACATCGTGCGCGCCGTGCTCGCCGCCGGTTTCGACCGCATCCCCGAGGTCGGCAAGCGCATCGCCGCCCTCAACGCCCTGCGCGCCGAGGCGGACTTCGCCGCGCTCGCCGTGACCTTCAAGCGCGTCGGCAACATCGTCCCGGCGGGCTTCGCCGGCGAGATCGACCAGGCGCTGTGCGCGGAGGCGGCCGAGCGCGAGCTGGCGGGGGCGCTGGGCGCCATCCGCGCCGACGTCGACGCCGCCGTCCGGGAGCGCGACTACCTCAAGGCCCTGCGCCAGATCGCCGGCCTGCGCCCGGTCGTCGACGGCTTCTTCGACGCGGTCATGGTCATGGCCGAGGACGAGAAGGTGCGCGCCAACCGCCTCGCGCTGCTCGCCGCCGTCCAGCGCCTCTTCGCCGACATCGCGGACTTCCGGCAGATAGCCGCAGGCTGA
- a CDS encoding ribbon-helix-helix domain-containing protein: protein MSTAKIAITIEEDLLGKLDRLVSSKVFPNRSKAIQEAIQEKLSRVNKSRLARECAKLDPKFEKALAEEGISQDMSEWPEY, encoded by the coding sequence ATGAGCACCGCGAAGATCGCAATCACAATCGAAGAGGATCTCCTCGGAAAGCTTGATCGCCTTGTCTCATCCAAAGTCTTCCCGAATAGAAGCAAGGCAATCCAAGAAGCGATCCAAGAGAAGCTCTCCAGGGTCAACAAGAGCCGGCTCGCCCGTGAATGTGCCAAGCTCGATCCGAAGTTCGAGAAGGCGCTCGCCGAAGAGGGCATTTCACAGGACATGAGCGAATGGCCCGAATACTGA
- a CDS encoding type II toxin-antitoxin system PemK/MazF family toxin, with amino-acid sequence MARILRGEVYWANLDPTKGHEQSGQRPVLILSQDVFNERSGVVIAVALTSQPQSAGFPLTFELTSTGLPKRSWVKIGQIRTLSVERIGKRIARVSPEEIDQIIEGLNEIIG; translated from the coding sequence ATGGCCCGAATACTGAGAGGCGAGGTCTACTGGGCTAATCTGGATCCGACCAAGGGGCACGAACAATCAGGCCAAAGACCAGTTCTCATACTGAGTCAGGATGTCTTCAACGAGCGTTCGGGGGTCGTCATTGCGGTGGCCCTGACAAGCCAGCCCCAAAGTGCCGGTTTCCCGCTTACGTTCGAGTTAACCTCAACGGGTCTACCTAAGCGTTCCTGGGTCAAGATCGGTCAGATCCGTACGCTGTCCGTTGAACGTATAGGCAAGCGCATTGCCAGGGTGTCGCCAGAAGAGATCGATCAGA